The window CATGGGTTGTTTGATGTGTTGCGTTGGTGTGCGTAGCAAGCCAGGGTGTTTTTGTAAATGATTCCATCCTGACGACCATTAATGCCGTGACCACGTTTGATTTGATAGGCATAATCCAGTGTCTCATCGATATTCTTCAGGCTGGAGTAGTGAAACTCATGGGCGTTAATTATGTTATTGTCCTGAATACCCCATGGATGCTGTTGTGTCGCCTGTAGCTGTATATAACCACGTCCCTGGGGGATATTATTCATAATGGTATCAGCCGGAATGATGCCGACCATATCAGCTTTTTTACCCTGCCATTCAAGGCTGCGAGTCAGATATATCAGACCACCACATTCGGCGTAACAGGGCATGCCTGCATCTAATGCCTGATAGACCGCTGAACGTATGGATTGATTGGATGCCAGTGCCTCCATATAGACCTCGGGAAAGCCACCACCGATAAACAAGGCATCAATCTCCGGCAGTTTATTATCTGTGAGTGCATTAATCGCTATGATCTCGGCACCTGCTTGTCGAAAGGTTTCCAGATCATCGGGGTAATAAAAACCGAAGGCTGCATCCTGTATTACACCAATCTTCAGGGGGGGCGATAACTTGAAAGCAGGTGGGCTTTTCCAACATGGGGCAGGTAGTGGCGATGCCTTTTGCGCAATCTCAATGATGGCATCAAGATCAACCTGTGTGCTGATCTTTTCCGCAATATAATGGATCTTTGCTATAACTTCGTGAGCCTCATTACTGGGTACCAGTCCGAGGTGTCTTTCTGATATTTCCAATTCAGGGTCATTGTATACCGCACCGAGTACCGGGATATCCGTATAGCGTGTCATGACGGCGCGTAATTTTTCTTCATGTCGTTTGCCTCCGACACGGTTGAGAATGACACCGGCGATTTCTATGTCGGGATCAAAGGACTGATAACCCAGTACCAATGGGGCAATACCACGGGTAATACCCTTGCTGTCAATAACCAGGATAACGGGTGTATGGGTCAATTTTGCTAGTGCGGCATTGCTGTCTGAGCCCTCGGGGTCGAGTCCATCATACAACCCCTTGTTGCCCTCGATAATAGCGATGTCAGCTGGATTCATCACCTGCACAATATTGGCAACGATCTCATCTTGTTGCATGGTGTAGAAATCAAGGTTAAGGCATGAAGACTGACTGGCTCGACCGAGCCACATCGGATCAATGTAATCGGGGCCTTTTTTGAATGCCTGTACTTTGATGTTGCGTGCAACGATAGCTGCACATAGACCAATGCTAATCGTGGTCTTGCCAGATGATTTATGTGCTGCCGAGATCAGGACGCGAGACATGGAATGTCCTGTTCCAGGCATGAATGAAATAAGATTTAGTCGATCACGACATGTTGAGGATCGGCAACCTCATCGCTCAGATCTTCAGGCAGAAAATCCAGGATCTTGACGGCAAGGGCAACAGCAATCATGGCGACAGCAATACCACCGATACCGAGTATGAACTCTGGCAGACTCGGACTATAGCTATTAATAACACCATCAAAGAAGGAACTGCTGACTTCCATGCCAGGGAACAGAACCAGTGGGAATGCCTGTCCACCAATAATGGTGACATACATCTGTACCAGTCCACCAAGAATAATCATGACCGATGCGGTTGCAATCATTGGACGGGATTTACCCAGGCAAGGGTGGAACAGGATAGCCAGTGGTATGAGTCCACCAATCAATACCTGCCCGATCCAGAATAGTTGAGTATAGATGCCGCCGTCTCTAAGGATGAAGGCCTCATAGCCATGATGTTCTGTGGCATAGAGATTGGTCAGGTGGAAAGTGACGACAAAAAAGAGTGCGGCAGCGACAAAGATACCCATCAGGTTCTTGATGCGAGAGATCATCGCGTCACCTAAAGGACGACCGGTGTAGTGGCTTGAGGTCATCAGTACTAACAGGAAGATAGCCTTGCCATAGGCGAATGACATGACGATAAACATCGGTGCCATAATGGCGGCATCATAGCCCTGACGTGCCACCAGGAAACCAAAGATGGAACCGGTACCGGTTGTTAGGGTCAGACGCCAGGCAAAGGCTGAAAAACCAGCGATTTTATTATATTTTGCCATGCTCTTATCCATCATGGTCCACAGATAAGCACCGACAACCACCAGGAAGCCATTATAGAGGATGATGTTCCAGGCAAAGATAGATTTGAAATTATAGGTGGTCATGGCAACGATCAGACGATCAGGTCGCCCCAGATCGAGTACCAGTACGGTTAGACCGCCAATGAGCAGACATATTGCCAATAGACCGGATAAGGGTGCCAGTGGCTTATATTCTTTTTTACCAAACACTGAACCGATGGAAGCAATGTTCAGGGCACCGGAGGCGGCAACAATCAGGAATACAGCGAAGACATGCGGTAGACCCCATGCAATCTGGTTGTTCATCCCGGTAACCCAGTGCCCGTTATGCTCCATAAACCAGGTTGCACCCAGTGCAGATAGTATCATGGTACCAAGCAGGATAATTAATCCGTAGTAGGCCGGTGAATCGCCTTCAATAGCTCGAAAATGTATTTTCTGTTTCATTGTTTGATAATCCAATGTAAAAATTACTGGTCAGATATTTTCTAGATACCCTGATAACGAACGCCTGGATTAAGTCCAAGGTCTGCGCGAATACGGGTACCACCATGTTGTGCCAGTTGACGTGATATTTCACTGTTCGGGTTTTTAAGATCACCGAATATGATGGCACCTTCAGCTTCGTCAGCACAGGCCTCAACACAGGCCGGTTGTCGATCATTGTCCACACGCACAACACACAGGTTGCAACTCTCAACCGTGCCCTTGCCACGTGGTGTATCAGGTTTCTGGTTATGCAAGTCTTCATGGACGAAGGAACGTGCCTTGTAAGGGCAGGCCATCATGCAGTAGCGACAACCAATACAGATGTGTTTGTCAACCAGGACGATACCATCTTCACGCTTGAAGGAGGCACCGGTAGGGCAGACATCGACACAGGGCGGGTTTTCACAATGCTGGCACATCAGAGGCAGCGTGGTGACATGACTGGTTTCAGTATCACGTATCGTCACCTTGCGAATCCACTGCGCATCAATCTTGGCATTATCCGGGCGATCTGAATGGGTACTGTTATCCAGCCCATGTTCATCTGAACAGGCAGTGATACAAGCGGTACAGTCTTTAGCACACTTATTGGTATCAATCAGTAGACCCCAACGAACCGAGTCATTGACTTCCTGGTCATTCGGTTTTGCCTGCGCCACCTGACTCAACATAACACCGGGCGCAATGCTCAGTGCGGCAACTGTTGAGGCATTACCTAGAAATTGTCGTCTGGATTGATTTGTCGTTTCTTTGCTCATGCTTAATTTCCACTGGCACTAATGGACTGAATGGTCGTCTTGCCAAATTTGACAATTCTGTCTTTCAGGCTTGAAGGCTGGTTTACATGTGAAGAGGGTAGCTTATGGTATTTATCATCGTTAGCCGGGCGATCAGTATGACATTGGAAGCAGTCAATCTTTACCGCAGCGTAGGTATGGCAGCTATTACAAAAGTGCTCCGAGCTATCGATGCGTGCGTAGCTACCATCCTTGCGTTTCGGGTTATGACATTCAATACAGCCCTTTAAGCTGAATTTTTCCCCGCGTATACCTTCGCGCATGGTTTCATCCCTCTCATGCAGGAGATAATCCATGTGGTGTTTACGCATATCCTCTGTTGGTGCCACACACTTTGTCTCGCCTTCTTTTGCCGCAGGTATCTTTGGCAAAAATTTGGAGCCAGCTTGAACTTGCAGGCTAAAACCCGATAGCAAAAGAGTGACTATGAACAGACGCATTATATTTTGCATACGCTTCATCATTATTCCTCAGACCTATTCGCCCAGTGCCATATCAATATAACCGGTAGGACACACATCAGAGCAGATATGACAACCAATACACTTATTGTAATCAGTCGCGACATAGCGACCTAAGGTTGCCTCATTCTTCTTGACGCGATAGACGGCATCCTGTGGGCAGAATATGACACAGTTATCACATTCGAAACACATACCACAGCTCATGCAGCGACCCGCTTCTTCAACCGCTTGTTCGTCACCCAGTGAGACCATGCGTTCCTTGAAGTTACCCAGAACCACATCGGAATCAACCATGATTTCTTCGCGTTTAACACGTTCGGTATAGCCAAAATGACCAAGGAACAATTTGTCAGATTTAATCACTTCTTGCTTGGAACGATCTTCGTAGTTGTGAATGGCAAATTTCTTTTCAGAGGTGCCTCTAGTCAGACCAGCGATATATTCCTCGGGTGAAAGATCAGCTTCACGCAGCTTGCTCAGCAGATTGAAGTGATGCTTGTCAACCTTGGGGCGTTTGCTCAGTTCAGCGTTCTGGAAGTAATGTTCAATACTTTCAGCGGCAACCGATGCTTGTCCAATAGCGGTTGTTAGCAGGTGAGGACGAACAATATCACCGGCAACAAAATGACCTTCACGACCGGTTACCTGGAAATGCTGGTCGGCATTAATAAAGCCATGACCATTATCCATATCCTCAACACCGGCAAGATCACCACTTTGACCAATGGCAGAAACAATCAGGTCAGCCTCAATGATGTATTCCTTACCGCCTTCAGTTGCAACAGGCACATTCTTTTCCAAGGTGCAGTCAACCAGCTTCAATGCGGTCGCACGACCATTGGCATCCTTGATGATCTCAACAGGCATGACTTCATTCATGATGACGACACCTTCATGCAGGGCATCTTTCACTTCGTGCTCGGCAGCCGTCATGTCTTCCTGTTTGAACAGGGCAGTCAGGACAACGCTGTCACAGGCCTTCTTGGCAGCAGCATCAATATCACCGTGAGTGATTGCACCGGTTACAGAATCTTCCGGGCTCTCATTATAATCATTCAATGTGCCAATACGACGGGCAACAGATACGACATCAATCGAGGTATCACCACCACCCACACAGAGGATCTTATTCGCTGTGTACTTCATGTCACCCTTGTTGAACTGTTCAAGAAATTCAACGGCGGAGACACAGTTAGGCGTTTCGTTCCAGCTATCAACAAACAGACCACGACCATTTTTACAACCTAATGCCCATAATACCGCATCAAATTCTTTATCAATATCGTCCATGCTGATGTCTTTACCAACACGGGTGTTCATGCGTGTTTCAATGCCGCCCATGTCGATAATGCGTTGGCATTCACCATTCAGGAAGTCACGCGGTGTACGATAGCCAGGGATGCCATAACGCATCATGCCACCTAATTCAGCGTGATCATCAAAGATAGTGGATGCAATGCCTTTACGACGCAGCTGATAAGCCGCAGTCATACCCGCTGGACCACCACCGATGATAGCGACCTTTTTGCCGGTCATTTCAGCACTGTTATCAAACTTCAGGCCTTCAGTAAAGGCCGTGTCACCAATGTATTGCTCAATAGAATTAATACCGACGAAATCTTCAACATCATTACGGTTACAACCGTCCTGACAAGGTGCCGGGCAAACACGTCCCATCATGGATGGGAACGGGTTAGCGTTGGTTGAACGACGGAAGGCGTATTCCTGCATGGAAACACCTTCAGGCGGTATTTCGATGCCGCGTACGATGTCCAGCCAGCCACGAATATCTTCACCTGAGGGGCAGCTGCCCTGACAAGGTGGAGTACGGTGTACATAGGTAGGGCACTTATGTGACCAACCGGCACTGAAGATATTATCAGTGTATGAATCGTATTGATCATCACCCGCTTCGTATTTGGTGAACGTTAAATGCTTTTTCTGCATCTCATCGCTGGAAGTCGCCATGTTTATGCTCCTGTAAAACAGAATTATTTAATTCAGTTAAAAATTAATCTTCAGTAGATTCTTCGTTTTCTTCATCGTGATTCTCGCCTTCAACGGGAGCATCACTCATAATAAGCGCATTACTAACTAACTGATGGACACTGACCATCTGATCCATTTGGAAGCCGTAATAGGGTAGTACCTTGCTGAACTGGCTCTTACAGATGGCACAGATTGCTGCCATATGTGTGATGCCGTATTCATTGGTAGCATGTTGTAATGCTTGCATACGTGGATAGACGCCTTTAAGACGAATTTCCAACAAGTCATCAGTGAGCAGACCACCGCCACCACCACAACAGAAGGTGGCTTCACCAATGGTATCCTTTTCCATATCGTGAAAATTATTACAACAAGCTTTGATAACCGCTCGTGGTATGGTGAATTGACCACCCGGTTTGTCTCCCATACGTGTGGCACGAGCCACATTACAGGAGTCATGGAAGGTCAATACCATGTCATCATTTTTCGTTTTGTCGAATTTGAGCGTGCCGTCTTCAATCAAATCATTAGTCAATTCACAGATGTGCTGTGGTATCGGGTAATTCTGATCAAGGAAGTCAAATGGCCCCGCCAGGGTATTCAGGAAACTGTAGGCAATACGCCAGGCATGACCACACTCACCAAAGACGATACGTTTTACGCCAAGATCCTGTGCCGCCTTACGAATACGCATGGAAACCTTCTGCATGTTTTCGTAACTACCGATAAACATACCAAAGTTACCTGCTTCACTGGCGTGTGAACTCAGGGTCCAGTTCAGTCCGGCCTCATGAAATACCTTGGCATAGCCAATTAGACCATCAATATGAGGTTCGGCAAAGAAGTCAGCAGAAGGGGTTACCAGCAGGATGTCGGCACCTTTCTTGTCGAGAGGGAACTTGACCGGGATACCGGTATCTTCTTCAACATCTTCTTCCAGACCTTCTAGCGTGTTGGCCAATGCGGGTTGAGGCAAACCAAGGTTATTACCAATGGTGTAGACCTTGCCGATGATCTCGTTACAGTATTTTTGTCCCTTACCAATATGATCCAGGATCTCACGCGCGGCCATGGATACCTCGGCGGTATCAATGCCATAAGGGCAGAAGACAGAACAACGACGACACTGGGAACATTGGTGGAAATAACTATACCATTCGTCGACCACTTCTTCTGTCAGGTCAACGGCACCAACCAGTTTAGGGAAATATTTACCAGCAAAGGTAAAGTAACGACGATAGACCTTGCGCAGCAGATCCTGACGTGCCACAGGCATGTTCTTAGGATCTGCCGTGCCAAGAAAGTAATGGCATTTATCGGTACAGGCACCGCATTTTACACAAGAGTCCATGAACACCTGGAAACCACGATAGCGATTTAATAGATCGCCCATTTTATCAATGGCAGCGTCCTTCCAGCCATCAATCAAGGCACCTTTTTCTTCCGCTCCGGGGAATCCTAGATTATTTTGAAACTCTTTTTTGGCAAGGAAGGGTGCGCTATGAGCCATAGCACCTTCTTTCAACTTGGGAGTAACAAAATATTCCCTGATTTCCGGTAGTTCGAATTCGATCTTTTTGGCCACTTTTATAGTTCCTTCAGATAGACAGCGATTTAGCGCTTGTTATCCAGTTCAGCTGCCCATGGGGCAAGATGACGTTTTTCACGCGGGTTATCCACCTGGTTACGTGTCGGGCTAAAAAATATACCGGGCACATGTAACAGCTTGCTGATCGGGAAGATAAACATCAGTGTAATAACCAGAGCCAGATGGACGAGTAAAATACTGTCATCAGGCAATGTTTGAATGTTGAATGTTAACAAGCCAAGGAAGTAGGCCTTGACCAGAACAATGTCGACATGTGAAACAAACTTCATCATGACACCAGTGCCGGCAATCGACAGCAGTAATAATAGCATCAGGTGGTCAGATGGGGAGCTGATGTAACGAATACGTTCGACAAATAGTCGTCTAAACCAGAGACCACCCAGACCGGCCAACATACCGAATGCGGCATATTTTCCGAATGGTTGTACCAGATCAACCCAAAACCATACGGGATCTGTGAAATAACGAAAATGACGCAACAGAACCAGCAACATGGCAAAATGAAAAATGTAACCTAATGCCCAAATCCATTTATTGGCTTTGAAAAGACTTTTAAAGAGAACGACTTCCTGAGCCATTCTCACGACAACGCCTGCTTGAGTTACAGGAGCAGGTGTTGTTGGAATCTTTAGAGGGGCGGGAGTGCGCGCATATTTTTGAATACGCATTGCTAAACCACCAATCAGTACGGCAGTCGCAGCGTAAAACAGTAACGCATAAATCATACTTACAGATAGCACCGTCAGAGCCTCCGGATGTAAAAGATAGGGGGGCTAAAAAAGGCCCCCCTGGATATCATCTGATATGTGTTTTATACACAACCAGTTGGCTTAGGTAAACCAGCATACTTACATGCCTGTTTAGCTGGGCCGTATGGGAACAATTCATACAAGTATTTGCTGTTGCCCTTGTCCTTGCCCAGTTTCTTGCCAATAGCCTTGGTCAGAACGCGAACAGCAGGTGCAATCTGGTATTCTTCGTAGTATTCACGCAGGAAGTTGATTACTTCCCAATGACTGTCAGATAGTTCACAGTCATCAGCCACTGCCATTGCAGCACCAATTTCAGCATTCCACTGACTTAAATCTTCCAGATAACCTTCTTCATCGGTCTCGTAGGTCTTGCCACTTACTTCAATTGTCATTTTCAGGACTCCTTATAAATAGTATTTAATATGTTTATAACCAGGATTGAACAACCTCATGCTGTGCAACCAGTTCTACAAAGCCTTCGTAATCGACAGTTTTGATGCCGTTGATTAATTTGTCTTCGTTAAGACCGCGAGCATTGAAATCAGGTCCAAGTACGTAGAATGTAATACCTTCCATTGCCTTGCTGATATCATCAGCAACGGATGTATTTTGTGTTGCTGCTAAAACACCATCTTCGATCAGCAGGATTGAGCTGCCGCTCTTTGCCATGCTGATGCAGGACTTGAGCGTGCAACGCTCGAAAGGTGATTTATTTACCGTGTGTAACATCGCCATTTTATATTCCTCTAGAAACTCAGTACGACATCTTGTTCGTCGAACAAGTCGGCCATTTCGGCGCGGCTTATTAAACGGATAGAATCTTTTTCATTCCAGTCGTCATCTTCATCTTCCCAGACCAGGTGTTGTAGATCATCAAGTGTCAAACCACGTTCTTCCAGAGAGTCCTTGTCAATGTAGATCTTGCTGACTTCATAATCGCCAAGGGCGGTATATGTCTTGGAAAAGTTTTTCATACCAATGGCATCCGTTGCCTGTCCCTTGGTTAATTGATAAACACCGTCATCAACAAAGGCCAGGCTGACATCCTGGTCAAATGCTGCACCGATCAGTACAACCTCGAGAGATTCAAGGGCGTAGACCGTGCCATAAGGTGCCTTGCGATTAACATACATGAATTTTTTTACTTCAGACATTATATTTTCTCCTAATCGCCAAAAGTAATGATGCGATCAGCAATAATGCCCGCTTCAATTAGTTGTCCCAGACCGGAAATACGGAACCCGGGGGCAATATTGAAGCAAGGTTTACCCTGACGCTTCGCTTCATTTTCATCCAATATGCCACGGCGCTGAGCAGCAGCAATACACACAACCATATCCAGGTCGTGAATCTTGGCCAGTTCAGACCATAGTGCGGTAATGTTTCTATCATCCTGAGGTGGGATAGCAAGACTAGTCGCATTATTCACGCCATCGTGGTAGAAAAAGATACGAAAGATATCGTAGCCTTTTTCCAGCGCAGCTTTGGCAAATTGATAGGCCGAATCAGCGGCTTGATGCTGATAAGGGCCTTCGTTTATCACGATTGCAAATTTCATTGTTTCTTCCATCTACTTTATTAGAAGCGGATATGAGTAGAGGCATTTAGACTGTTACGTGCGCCTCTCCAGTTATCCACATGATACTTGGTGAATGGCAGACCGGTTACCTCAAAGAAACGAGGCCAGCCAATGCGTTCAATCCAATCATTGATGCGCTCCCAATCCTTCGCGCCTTCCTTGTATTGAGCAAGGATGTTCTTGACGATAGCCGTTGCTTCAGGCCAGCGAGGTGGATTATTCGGGATACCAGCGGCAACCAGCTTCTGGAAGGTTGGCTTGCTACGGGCGTTGGAGTGATTACCACCCACCCAGATAGCTAACTGAGAGTATTCAGCATCATTAATCTGCATTGGAGGGCAAGGTGGGAAACAGGCACCACAACAGATACATTTCTTCTCGTCGACTTCCAGTGAAGGTTTGCCATCAACCATGGCAGGGCGAATAGCCGCTACCGGGCAACGAGCAACAACCGATGGACGCTCACAGACATTACCCACCTTGGTGTGGTCGATGCGAGGTGGTTTGGTGTGCTGGATGTTAATTGCAATATCACCTTGACCACCACAGTTAATCTGACAACAAGAAGTCGTGATATGAACACGGTTAGGCATGTTGCAGTTACGGAACTCATCAATCAGCTCATCCATCATGGACTTAACAACACCGGATGCATCAGTACCCGGGATGTCACAGTGCAACCAGCCCTGTGTATGAGAGATCATGGCAACAGAGTTAGCGGTACCACCAACAATATAACCGTTGCCTTCCAGTTCATCAATGAGTGGCTGAACGCGATCTTCTTCAGTCACCATGAACTCAATGTTACTACGCAGAGTAAAGTGGATGTAACCGTCTGCATGTGACTTGGCAATGCCAGTCAGTTTACGCAGAGTAAAGAGATCCAGAATACGCTGTGTACCTGCTTTAACAGTCCAGATGGTGTCGCCGCTATGTGCAACGTGACGCAGTACGCCTGGACGTGGATGATCGTGCCATTTCCAGCGACCATAATTCTTACGCATCATAGGATGCATGTACTGGAAGCCATCTGGACAACCGGATTCGATTGGTGGACGCATTTCAACCTGTGCCATGGTTTTCTCCTGAGTATTACTTATTCATTGTGTGCCCGAACAGCCATTCGGGCACTTGATATAGGTTATTGAACGGTTTAGCTAGCCTGTTTGGCTTCGCGTTGACGAGCAAACCATTTTTCTGCTTCTTCGTCCCAGCCATCCATACGAACATAGGAACACTGACGTGGGCTAGAGATCATGTTTGGATCAACGTCAACGCCGATGCCTTCGATGAAGTTAACCAGACCGATACGTTCGATCATTTCACCACAACGCTCATGTTCCAGACCATTTTCAGCCCAGAAGTCGATGATCTCTTCAGCCATCTCAACGATACGTTCATAATCTTCTTCGGTTTCCAGTTTCATGAATGGAACCAGAACGGTACCCATCAGGTCACCAATCTTCAGTGTGCGCTTACCACCGATCAGGATAGTCACGCCCTTATCGTTACCAGGAGTAAGAGCCTTTGGCATAACATTCAGGCAATGCATACAACGTACACAGTTACTGTTGTCAACGGTCAGAGTGTCATCGTCATTCAGAGTCAGGGCAGCCGTTGGGCAACGTGAAGTCACGTTGTCGATAACGTGCTCACGACCCTTTGCTTTCACATAGGCCTTAACTTCATCCTGATCAACGATCATTTCATCACGCCAGGTGCCAATAACAGCAAAGTCGGCACGTTCGATAGCATTCTGACAATCATTAGGACAACCAGAAACCTTGAACTTGAATTTATAAGGTAGAGCAGGACGATGCACATCATCGGTGAAGTTATTCATCAGGTGACGATGAATCGCATGCTCACTGGCACAGGACTGTTCGCAACGAGCAGCACCGACACAGGACATACCGGTACGCACACATGGGCCCGCACCACCAAGATCCCAACCGTAGTCGTTAATCTCGTCGAAGAAATGCTGGAACTGCTTATTATCAGTACCAATGAACATAATGTTACCGGTCTGACCGTGGAAGGTTACCAGACCAGAACCGTATTTTTCCCAGCTATCAGCTAACTGCTCTAGCATGTCAGCGGTATAGAAGTTGCCAGCGGGTGGCTGCACACGAATGGTGTGGAATTCCTTGGATTCAGGGAAGCTTGAAGCCACTTCAGAAAAACGAGGGATAATACCGCCACCATAACCGAACACGCTGATGGTACCGCCTTTCCAGTAGCCCTTGCGGGTTTCGTATGAGTGCTCTAGCTGACCAAGGAGACCATTGGTCATGCTGCGGATCTCATCTTTTGGATGATTGTCACGCAGATTCTTGATGCCGGTAATAAA is drawn from Gammaproteobacteria bacterium and contains these coding sequences:
- a CDS encoding 4Fe-4S dicluster domain-containing protein, translating into MSKETTNQSRRQFLGNASTVAALSIAPGVMLSQVAQAKPNDQEVNDSVRWGLLIDTNKCAKDCTACITACSDEHGLDNSTHSDRPDNAKIDAQWIRKVTIRDTETSHVTTLPLMCQHCENPPCVDVCPTGASFKREDGIVLVDKHICIGCRYCMMACPYKARSFVHEDLHNQKPDTPRGKGTVESCNLCVVRVDNDRQPACVEACADEAEGAIIFGDLKNPNSEISRQLAQHGGTRIRADLGLNPGVRYQGI
- the tusC gene encoding sulfurtransferase complex subunit TusC, which codes for MSEVKKFMYVNRKAPYGTVYALESLEVVLIGAAFDQDVSLAFVDDGVYQLTKGQATDAIGMKNFSKTYTALGDYEVSKIYIDKDSLEERGLTLDDLQHLVWEDEDDDWNEKDSIRLISRAEMADLFDEQDVVLSF
- a CDS encoding TusE/DsrC/DsvC family sulfur relay protein; this translates as MTIEVSGKTYETDEEGYLEDLSQWNAEIGAAMAVADDCELSDSHWEVINFLREYYEEYQIAPAVRVLTKAIGKKLGKDKGNSKYLYELFPYGPAKQACKYAGLPKPTGCV
- a CDS encoding (Fe-S)-binding protein yields the protein MAHSAPFLAKKEFQNNLGFPGAEEKGALIDGWKDAAIDKMGDLLNRYRGFQVFMDSCVKCGACTDKCHYFLGTADPKNMPVARQDLLRKVYRRYFTFAGKYFPKLVGAVDLTEEVVDEWYSYFHQCSQCRRCSVFCPYGIDTAEVSMAAREILDHIGKGQKYCNEIIGKVYTIGNNLGLPQPALANTLEGLEEDVEEDTGIPVKFPLDKKGADILLVTPSADFFAEPHIDGLIGYAKVFHEAGLNWTLSSHASEAGNFGMFIGSYENMQKVSMRIRKAAQDLGVKRIVFGECGHAWRIAYSFLNTLAGPFDFLDQNYPIPQHICELTNDLIEDGTLKFDKTKNDDMVLTFHDSCNVARATRMGDKPGGQFTIPRAVIKACCNNFHDMEKDTIGEATFCCGGGGGLLTDDLLEIRLKGVYPRMQALQHATNEYGITHMAAICAICKSQFSKVLPYYGFQMDQMVSVHQLVSNALIMSDAPVEGENHDEENEESTED
- a CDS encoding NAD(P)-binding protein, with amino-acid sequence MATSSDEMQKKHLTFTKYEAGDDQYDSYTDNIFSAGWSHKCPTYVHRTPPCQGSCPSGEDIRGWLDIVRGIEIPPEGVSMQEYAFRRSTNANPFPSMMGRVCPAPCQDGCNRNDVEDFVGINSIEQYIGDTAFTEGLKFDNSAEMTGKKVAIIGGGPAGMTAAYQLRRKGIASTIFDDHAELGGMMRYGIPGYRTPRDFLNGECQRIIDMGGIETRMNTRVGKDISMDDIDKEFDAVLWALGCKNGRGLFVDSWNETPNCVSAVEFLEQFNKGDMKYTANKILCVGGGDTSIDVVSVARRIGTLNDYNESPEDSVTGAITHGDIDAAAKKACDSVVLTALFKQEDMTAAEHEVKDALHEGVVIMNEVMPVEIIKDANGRATALKLVDCTLEKNVPVATEGGKEYIIEADLIVSAIGQSGDLAGVEDMDNGHGFINADQHFQVTGREGHFVAGDIVRPHLLTTAIGQASVAAESIEHYFQNAELSKRPKVDKHHFNLLSKLREADLSPEEYIAGLTRGTSEKKFAIHNYEDRSKQEVIKSDKLFLGHFGYTERVKREEIMVDSDVVLGNFKERMVSLGDEQAVEEAGRCMSCGMCFECDNCVIFCPQDAVYRVKKNEATLGRYVATDYNKCIGCHICSDVCPTGYIDMALGE
- the dsrH gene encoding sulfurtransferase complex subunit TusB, coding for MLHTVNKSPFERCTLKSCISMAKSGSSILLIEDGVLAATQNTSVADDISKAMEGITFYVLGPDFNARGLNEDKLINGIKTVDYEGFVELVAQHEVVQSWL
- the nrfD gene encoding polysulfide reductase NrfD, yielding MKQKIHFRAIEGDSPAYYGLIILLGTMILSALGATWFMEHNGHWVTGMNNQIAWGLPHVFAVFLIVAASGALNIASIGSVFGKKEYKPLAPLSGLLAICLLIGGLTVLVLDLGRPDRLIVAMTTYNFKSIFAWNIILYNGFLVVVGAYLWTMMDKSMAKYNKIAGFSAFAWRLTLTTGTGSIFGFLVARQGYDAAIMAPMFIVMSFAYGKAIFLLVLMTSSHYTGRPLGDAMISRIKNLMGIFVAAALFFVVTFHLTNLYATEHHGYEAFILRDGGIYTQLFWIGQVLIGGLIPLAILFHPCLGKSRPMIATASVMIILGGLVQMYVTIIGGQAFPLVLFPGMEVSSSFFDGVINSYSPSLPEFILGIGGIAVAMIAVALAVKILDFLPEDLSDEVADPQHVVID
- a CDS encoding nitrate reductase, whose protein sequence is MIYALLFYAATAVLIGGLAMRIQKYARTPAPLKIPTTPAPVTQAGVVVRMAQEVVLFKSLFKANKWIWALGYIFHFAMLLVLLRHFRYFTDPVWFWVDLVQPFGKYAAFGMLAGLGGLWFRRLFVERIRYISSPSDHLMLLLLLSIAGTGVMMKFVSHVDIVLVKAYFLGLLTFNIQTLPDDSILLVHLALVITLMFIFPISKLLHVPGIFFSPTRNQVDNPREKRHLAPWAAELDNKR
- the tusD gene encoding sulfurtransferase complex subunit TusD gives rise to the protein MKFAIVINEGPYQHQAADSAYQFAKAALEKGYDIFRIFFYHDGVNNATSLAIPPQDDRNITALWSELAKIHDLDMVVCIAAAQRRGILDENEAKRQGKPCFNIAPGFRISGLGQLIEAGIIADRIITFGD
- the cobB gene encoding hydrogenobyrinic acid a,c-diamide synthase (glutamine-hydrolyzing); translated protein: MSRVLISAAHKSSGKTTISIGLCAAIVARNIKVQAFKKGPDYIDPMWLGRASQSSCLNLDFYTMQQDEIVANIVQVMNPADIAIIEGNKGLYDGLDPEGSDSNAALAKLTHTPVILVIDSKGITRGIAPLVLGYQSFDPDIEIAGVILNRVGGKRHEEKLRAVMTRYTDIPVLGAVYNDPELEISERHLGLVPSNEAHEVIAKIHYIAEKISTQVDLDAIIEIAQKASPLPAPCWKSPPAFKLSPPLKIGVIQDAAFGFYYPDDLETFRQAGAEIIAINALTDNKLPEIDALFIGGGFPEVYMEALASNQSIRSAVYQALDAGMPCYAECGGLIYLTRSLEWQGKKADMVGIIPADTIMNNIPQGRGYIQLQATQQHPWGIQDNNIINAHEFHYSSLKNIDETLDYAYQIKRGHGINGRQDGIIYKNTLACYAHQRNTSNNPWIEKFLRFVVG